The following proteins come from a genomic window of Dysidea avara chromosome 12, odDysAvar1.4, whole genome shotgun sequence:
- the LOC136241447 gene encoding E3 SUMO-protein ligase RanBP2-like isoform X1, producing the protein MAVTRTAPGVNQYVQKLERTIHNNQEKSLQGFNIARMYYEVGEMEKALKYVNKYISVQDRDYRALTLFGQIYTATGHVIRALHYFKRSLDLRNDQYDVILEVGKLYCTLKEDVPHRDIKDWLCKIERIDPTHPLVFQLKERLLSTTNTIEYCNGLKTIISQQLTLGIDDEVLHIKLATLYDKLGSLVDAVLYCQSVNESSTVMLCNMKWQLFCLNLYQHYCDSGVEDVQVHISMLQCMDVLLNHMMETKESELNIIDLLMRFDTLLRQIVQSDRLVGSDVFHLLIELSGTLYCHCGKYLLSHHTELSVGLACVIAGLSVMVPDIDQSVVSPHVKDYWKQATYRRISQCGHIIKFVENNYGYNLTSTSEVTTVQVVKGVFKGRPWDPRKSFIIFDDKFSNLQLYIPNRVELQICDVEVIRNDPFHLSFLLWIALCEEETNFIVWYVQQLFSQLKTNANKLSSRCDVDTLCLFDMEAFLVLLLDKLQGEMLKGKDGMKLMIASFSGAIPIEPKHISFWKNVLNLVYGKLSACNSIIVKEQVQKVIAEIRGFKPLRLSLNQLGALARHFKKRAEEVLEYGDGDNVRILVEVLFVNSCHYWKLIIDVLKGRVHSVYSPLKQLAQRSKPSVEKSDRSSNADNDCLLDEAHLALGTAALYCKDTNSALHHYGIVNSAHGVYKQCKVYRMMAEKCCVEDPCNSHALLEKASQCVEQAIQRIPHDDDGGLLGQLIDQHGEIETAMDNLKGMEDFEFYDEFMKSDEEPQQFSMPDAAAGKKEDLSSTAQQKQPANDQSAIISVLQKQIMELQSQVAMLQEKSFTDTTYTPATAKHISTSSMTTSSSNTSYIFSDLPSSHISPLASSVSQYSTSYSIFTSSSDTTYTSSQGVVSSSFGITPPSFYMNFQQFGVTSTTAPSSTLSFNLFSQYSPTTTTSVTQSNGHAMSSSLSIPPLSQAFTTASSIVPAIPSYNILGSNMSSASATTGITDSSSPYSYSSSLLSQGFNIANSTTTISMPLFTISVSSNTSTTTTSSSTSLFQTQLFSSSGNSSLVGQGFSIANSSVSMLSSNLLSNMSSSLVPTSSFNLFNSTASTAASTGLLQTPSSSLSYQINVFTSLGQSSSTTNTPPVFTSLSGMFQQFPTHTTSSGVFSTSAWPTTSSSENVTVSDSQPTDVDQPDMFNESQAADDGYTPLVKLTDSYEVKSGEEDEEELFSSKGKLYRYDQPTKSWKERGIGIIKILQHNSTGKIRVLMRRDQILKICCNHYITGDMELTPLANSNTSWTWMTLSDFSDEEAKVEKLCIRFKLLETAQSFQSVFTECIEKIKNIGEGVVTTNKEFSTKFVPKSGSWECGTCLIQNEEQASQCVACGSANPNVATSSTIAVSSSNVNDQPYMLNKSQVADDGYTPLVKLTDSYEVKSGEEDEEELFSSKGKLYRYDQPTKSWKERGIGIIKILQHNSTGKIRVLMRRDQILKICCSHYITGDMELIPLANSDTSWTWMTLSDFSDEQAKVEKLCIRFKLLETAQSFQSVFTECVEKIKNIGEGVITTNKESDEFSSKFAPKCGSWECGTCLIQNEEQASQCVACGSANPNMATSSTITVSSSNVTSSFGSQGSVVVLSSSGGFKLPVGLPSLNQSITQLLADTVKPSRFKLSGTLLSSLSQPTSLPKADSALPSGFKLSGTGLSLNQPTSLPSVNTSTTLTTIDVTESEHSSCEEEDEGSSEVSLETVEVSVSSEAADSSVTGTNSATRFAPKVGNWECSDCFISNEKDVAQCVACGNSNPNIKVATVSTTSTASTFAMPSLSGVYLPLVPPIVSTANPTGGFQPTSLPSVNTSTTLTTTDVTESEHSSCEEEYEGSSKVSLENVEVSVSSEVADSSVTGTDFATRFAPKISSWECSDCFVSNEKDVAQCVACGKANPNIKVVTASMTSTASTFAMPSRSGVYIPPVPPIVSTANPTGGFKLGGFKLGGLNITAFPGSLPTQDTAHSDSGEDCVATRELMPSEDDIALAQQYMLPPTFYNYKTKPPCPGCRGCEDDEADNVPYTSTTEMLPLESFGTTTTTATPVLFGASSAGLSSFASLAQNTGFQFGLQKENKGFPGAGAMLFQSQKEEHDGGDVNSESEADIDFKPLVSLPDTYQVKTDQESEEQLFCERAKLFRFDPNVKQWKERGIGNMTVMKDGKSGRVHLIMRRDQVLKICCNHVLLPDTQLSPMGGAGNAWMWFTPCDFSDEEPKAEQLAVQFKKVEQAENFHLLISKCIQETETTGK; encoded by the exons GGTCACTGGTCGATGCAGTGTTGTATTGTCAGTCAGTGAATGAGAGTAGTACGGTGATGTTGTGTAACATGAAGTGGCAGTTGTTCTGTCTCAACTTGTACCAG CATTACTGTGATAGTGGAGTTGAAG ATGTTCAAGTACACATCAGCATGTTGCAGTGTATGGATGTGTTGCTGAATCATATGATGGAAACTAAGGAAAGTGAACTGAACATTATTGATCTGTTGATGAG GTTTGATACACTACTACGTCAGATAGTACAGTCAGATAGATTAGTTGGTAGTGATGTATTCCATCTGCTCATTGAACTAAGTGGAACACTATATTGCCACTGTGGGAAGTACTTGTTAAGCCATCACACTGAG TTGTCAGTGGGTCTAGCATGTGTGATAGCAGGCCTATCAGTGATGGTACCTGATATTGATCAGTCAGTGGTCTCACCACATGTTAAAGATTACTGGAAACAAGCAACCTATCGACGCATCAGTCAGTGTG GTCACATCATAAAGTTTGTTGAGAACAATTATGGCTACAACTTGACGTCTACCAGTGAAGTGACCACAGTCCAG GTAGTGAAAGGAGTTTTTAAAGGAAGACCATGGGATCCTCGCAAG TCATTCATCATCTTTGATGATAAGTTCTCTAACCTTCAACTATATATCCCTAACAGAGTAGAGCTACAAATCTGTGATGTTG AGGTTATTAGGAATGATCCATTTCACTTGAGCTTTCTACTGTGGATTGCGTTgtgtgaagaagaaaccaactTCATTGTCTGGTATGTCCAGCAATTGTTCTCTCAGTTGAAGACTAATGCTAACAAGTTGAGCAGTAGATGTGATGTAGACACTCTTTGCCTCTTTGACATGGAG GCATTTCTCGTACTGTTGTTGGATAAACTACAAGGAGAGATGCTAAAAGGAAAGGATGGAATGAAATTGATGATTGCAAGTTTTTCAGGAGCCATTCCCATTGAGCCAAAACACATTTCATTCTGGAAGAATGTGCTAAATCTTGTGTATGGAAAGTTAAG TGCTTGTAACAGTATAATTGTCAAAGAACAAGTACAGAAAGTTATTGCTGAGATCAGGGGATTTAAGCCTTTACGTCTTAGCCTCAACCAACTAGGAGCATTAGCCCGACACTTTAAGAAGAGG GCTGAAGAAGTATTGGAATACGGTGATGGTGACAATGTCAGAATACTTGTTGAG GTGTTGTTTGTCAACAGTTGCCACTACTGGAAACTCATCATAGACGTGTTAAAAGGAAGGGTTCACTCAGTATATTCACCACTTAAACAATTGGCTCAAAGATCAAAG CCATCAGTGGAAAAGAGTGATCGCTCATCTAATGCTGATAATGATTGCTTACTAGACGAGGCTCATCTTGCATTGGGTACTGCAGCTCTCTACTGTAAAGATACTAATTCTGCTCTGCATCATTATGGCATTGTCAATAGTGCACATGGAGTGTATAAGCAGTGTAAG GTTTATCGTATGATGGCTGAGAAGTGTTGTGTGGAGGATCCATGCAATAGTCATGCTCTATTGGAGAAGGCTAGCCAATGTGTTGAACAAGCTATACAGAGAATACCTCACGATGATGATGGT GGGCTTTTAGGCCAGCTAATAGATCAGCATGGAGAAATTGAAACAGCTATGGATAACCTCAAAGGAATGGAAG ACTTTGAATTTTATGATGAGTTTATGAAATCTGACGAAGAACCACAACAATTTTCAATGCCTGATGCTGCG GCCGGCAAGAAGGAAGACTTGTCAAGTACTGCTCAACAGAAACAACCAGCCAATGATCAAAGTGCTATTATTTCTGTTTTGCAGAAACAAATTATGGAACTGCAG AGTCAAGTTGCTATGCTACAAGAGAAATCATTCACAGACACTACTTACACTCCTGCCACTGCCAAACATATATCTACTTCAAGTATGACAACTTCTTCATCAAATACATCATATATTTTTTCCGATCTACCAAGTTCTCACATTTCACCACTCGCATCATCTGTTTCTCAGTACTCTACAAGTTACTCAATTTTCACTTCTAGCTCTGATACTACTTATACCTCCAGTCAAGGTGTTGTTTCCAGTTCATTTGGTATTACTCCTCCTTCCTTTTACATGAATTTCCAGCAGTTTGGTGTTACTTCCACCACTGCTCCATCCAGTACATTGTCGTTTAACTTGTTCAGCCAATACAGTCCTACTACAACAACTTCAGTGACTCAGAGTAATGGTCATGCAATGTCATCAAGTTTATCTATTCCACCATTAAGTCAAGCGTTCACTACTGCTAGCTCTATAGTACCAGCCATACCATCTTATAACATTTTAGGAAGTAATATGAGCTCTGCTTCAGCAACTACAGGTATTACCGATAGTTCATCACCTTACAGTTACAGTAGCTCATTGTTGAGTCAAGGATTTAACATTGCTAATTCTACAACTACAATATCCATGCCATTGTTTACTATTTCAGTTAGTAGTAACACAAGTACTACCACAACATCCAGTAGCACCAGTTTATTCCAAACTCAATTGTTTAGTTCCAGTGGTAACAGTTCATTGGTGGGTCAAGGATTTAGCATTGCAAATTCTTCAGTGTCCATGCTGTCTTCTAACTTGCTGAGTAACATGTCTTCTTCTTTGGTACCTACGTCATCCTTTAACCTCTTTAACAGCACTGCTTCAACAGCAGCTAGCACTGGCTTGCTCCAAACACCATCATCTAGTTTGAGTTATCAGATTAACGTATTCACCAGTCTGGGTCAATCATCTAGCACTACTAATACACCACCAGTGTTTACATCTCTTAGTGGCATGTTTCAACAGTTTCCTACGCACACTACTAGTAGTGGTGTGTTCAGTACATCAGCGTGGCCTACTACTAGTAGTAGTGAGAATGTGACAGTGTCTGACAGTCAACCAACTGATGTTGATCAACctgatatgttcaatgaatcACAAGCAGCAGATGATGGCTACACTCCTTTAGTTAAGTTGACTGATTCTTATGAGGTGAAATCAGGAGAAGAAGATGAAGAGGAACTATTCAGTAGCAAAGGAAAGTTGTATCGTTATGATCAGCCAACAAAGTCATGGAAGGAGAGAGGTATTGGTATCATCAAAATCTTGCAACATAACTCAACTGGTAAGATACGAGTGCTAATGAGGAGGGATCAGATTTTGAAGATCTGTTGTAATCATTACATAACAGGTGACATGGAACTGACCCCTCTAGCCAACAGTAACACCTCATGGACTTGGATGACTTTATCAGACTTCTCTGATGAGGAGGCAAAAGTTGAGAAGCTATGTATCAGGTTTAAACTATTAGAAACAGCTCAATCATTTCAGTCTGTATTTACTGAGTGTATTGAAAAGATTAAGAACATTGGTGAGGGTGTGGTCACAACAAATAAGGAATTCAGTACAAAGTTTGTACCCAAGTCTGGTAGCTGGGAATGTGGTACTTGTCTGATACAAAATGAAGAACAAGCCAGCCAATGTGTGGCATGTGGATCAGCTAATCCAAACGTGGCAACTTCTAGTACCATTGCAGTATCTTCTAGTAATGTTAATGATCAACCTTATATGTTAAACAAATCACAAGTAGCAGATGATGGCTACACTCCTTTAGTTAAGTTGACTGATTCTTATGAGGTGAAATCAGGAGAAGAAGATGAAGAGGAACTGTTTAGTAGCAAAGGAAAGTTGTATCGTTATGATCAGCCAACAAAGTCTTGGAAGGAGAGAGGTATTGGTATCATCAAAATCTTGCAACATAACTCAACTGGTAAGATACGAGTGCTAATGAGGAGGGATCAAATTTTGAAGATCTGTTGTAGTCATTACATAACAGGTGACATGGAACTGATCCCTCTAGCCAACAGTGATACCTCATGGACTTGGATGACTTTATCAGACTTCTCTGATGAGCAGGCAAAAGTTGAGAAGCTATGTATTAGGTTTAAACTATTAGAAACAGCTCAATCATTTCAGTCTGTATTTACTGAATGTGTTGAAAAGATTAAGAACATTGGAGAGGGTGTGATCACAACGAATAAGGAGTCTGATGAATTCAGTTCAAAGTTTGCACCCAAGTGTGGTAGCTGGGAATGTGGTACTTGTTTGATACAAAATGAAGAACAAGCCAGCCAATGTGTGGCATGTGGATCAGCTAATCCCAACATGGCAACTTCTAGTACCATTACAGTATCTTCTAGTAATGTTACTTCAAGCTTTGGGAGCCAAGGGAGTGTAGTTGTTTTGTCTTCATCTGGAGGCTTTAAGTTACCTGTAGGATTGCCATCTCTCAACCAATCTATCACACAACTGTTGGCAGATACTGTAAAACCTTCAAGGTTTAAGCTGTCTGGAACATTATTATCTTCTTTAAGCCAACCTACCAGTTTACCTAAAGCAGATAGTGCTCTACCCTCAGGCTTCAAGTTATCTGGGACAGGTTTATCATTAAACCAGCCCACTAGCTTGCCTTCAGTGAATACTTCTACTACTTTGACTACAATTGATGTTACTGAATCAGAACACAGTAGTTGTGAAGAAGAAGATGAAGGAAGCAGCGAAGTGAGCTTAGAGACTGTTGAAGTAAGTGTTAGTTCTGAGGCAGCAGACTCATCTGTTACAGGCACAAATTCTGCTACAAGATTTGCTCCCAAAGTTGGTAATTGGGAAtgtagtgactgttttatttctAATGAGAAAGACGTTGCTCAATGTGTGGCTTGTGGGAATTCCAATCCCAACATTAAGGTGGCTACAGTTTCCACGACAAGTACTGCCAGCACTTTTGCCATGCCATCCCTTAGTGGTGTTTACCTACCACTAGTACCACCTATTGTATCAACTGCCAACCCCACTGGAGGTTTCCAGCCCACTAGCTTGCCTTCAGTGAATACTTCTACTACTTTGACTACAACTGATGTTACTGAATCAGAACACAGTAGTTGTGAAGAAGAATATGAAGGAAGCAGTAAAGTGAGCTTAGAGAATGTTGAAGTTAGTGTTAGTTCTGAGGTAGCAGACTCATCTGTCACAGGAACAGATTTTGCTACGAGGTTTGCTCCCAAAATTAGTAGTTGGGAATGTAGTGACTGTTTTGTTTCTAATGAGAAAGATGTTGCTCAATGTGTGGCTTGTGGGAAAGCCAATCCCAACATTAAGGTGGTTACAGCTTCCATGACAAGTACTGCCAGCACTTTTGCCATGCCATCCCGTAGTGGTGTTTACATACCACCAGTTCCACCTATTGTATCAACTGCTAACCCGACTGGAGGTTTCAAGTTAGGAGGATTCAAACTAGGAGGCCTGAACATTACAGCTTTTCCAGGAAGCCTGCCCACACAAGATACAGCTCATTCAGACAGCGGTGAAGATTGTGTTGCTACTAGGGAATTGATGCCATCAGAAGATGACATTGCCTTGGCTCAGCAGTACATGTTACCACCAACATTTTATAACTACAAAACCAAACCACCTTGTCCTGGATGTAGAGGATGTGAGGATGACGAGGCTGACAATGTCCCTTATACCAGCACCACTGAAATGTTGCCATTAGAGTCATTTGGTACTACAACTACCACAGCAACTCCAGTACTGTTTGGAGCAAGTAGTGCTGGATTATCTTCATTTGCTAGTTTGGCACAGAACACAGGATTCCAGTTTGGCTTACAAAAAGAGAATAAAGGATTTCCTGGAGCTGGCGCGATGTTATTCCAATCACAGAAAGAGGAACATGATGGTGGTGATGTTAATTCTGAGTCTGAAGCAGACATTGATTTCAAACCTCTTGTAAGTTTACCAGATACTTACCAAGTGAAAACTGACCAGGAATCTGAAGAGCAGTTATTTTGTGAGAGAGCAAAATTGTTTAGATTTGACCCTAATGTCAAGCAATGGAAGGAAAGAGGAATAGGGAACATGACTGTTATGAAAGATGGGAAGTCAGGTAGAGTACATCTAATAATGAGAAGAGATCAAGTGTTAAAAATATGCTGTAATCACGTTCTGTTACCAGACACACAGCTTAGCCCAATGGGTGGAGCCGGCAATGCTTGGATGTGGTTTACACCTTGTGATTTTTCTGATGAAGAACCAAAAGCTGAACAATTAGCAGTACAATTTAAGAAAGTGGAACAAGCAGAAAACTTTCATTTGTTAATATCCAAATGCATTCAAGAAACTGAAACTACAGGCAAATAA